From the genome of Uranotaenia lowii strain MFRU-FL chromosome 1, ASM2978415v1, whole genome shotgun sequence, one region includes:
- the LOC129758349 gene encoding leucine-rich repeat-containing protein 7-like, which translates to MAVKVISPRFRWPANAPKENKLVELIDVTIFDGSQALFDLLASRSKEVFLTNITAEKVFIAPRTRFLYILKGKMLDIVIPTNVEMNLEELYISDVPLTRLPRNLINLKRLIHLDLVNLMLKTLDMTSFSGMMISTLDIEKMGSVITSSRFSKLDNLTELTIENSRLGVNFDRLIAPALNTIDLGHNKLRSIPSSLTKINKNIGNVFITDNDLQTLPLDVFIGFNSLVQLFAFSNSISKIVVDKLKSLPELSVLDLENNRLTEIDALSKVALPNLYTLSLKGNRIKSLKPVAQWATLQFVYLQENPIECRWVRATDLVNSDWSRKPHIQIDRDMCGEVR; encoded by the coding sequence ATGGCAGTCAAAGTTATTTCCCCTAGATTTCGTTGGCCGGCGAACGCGCCCAAGGAAAACAAATTGGTTGAATTGATCGATGTTACCATATTCGATGGGTCACAGGCTTTATTCGATTTGTTGGCGTCCAGAAGTAAAGAGGTATTTCTCACCAATATTACCGCGGAAAAAGTTTTCATTGCTCCAAGGACAAGATTTCTTTACATTTTGAAAGGTAAAATGCTGGATATTGTTATTCCGACTAACGTGGAGATGAATTTGGAAGAGCTTTATATTTCGGATGTTCCTCTGACAAGGCTGCCAAGAAACTTGATCAATCTGAAAAGATTGATTCATCTAGATTTAGTGAATCTCATGTTGAAAACGCTGGATATGACAAGTTTTTCAGGGATGATGATCTCGACTTTGGACATTGAAAAGATGGGATCAGTGATAACAAGTTCgaggttttcaaaattggataatCTCACAGAGCTTACCATCGAAAATAGCCGTTTGGGTGTTAATTTCGATCGATTGATAGCACCCGCTTTAAACACTATTGATCTTGGACACAACAAACTACGAAGTATTCCTAGCAGCTTgaccaaaattaataaaaacatcGGAAATGTGTTCATCACTGATAACGATTTACAAACGCTGCCGCTGGACGTTTTCATAGGTTTCAACAGCCTAGTGCAACTTTTTGCTTTCTCCAACAGTATCAGCAAAATCGTTGTGGATAAGCTGAAATCGTTGCCGGAGCTGAGCGTACTTGATCTGGAAAACAATCGTCTGACCGAGATCGATGCCCTGTCGAAAGTGGCACTGCCCAATCTGTATACACTTTCGCTTAAAGGAAACCGTATTAAATCGTTAAAACCGGTAGCGCAGTGGGCCACCTTGCAGTTTGTTTACCTTCAGGAAAACCCCATCGAATGTCGGTGGGTTCGGGCTACTGACCTTGTGAATTCGGACTGGTCCCGGAAGCCACACATTCAAATCGACAGGGACATGTGTGGAGAGGTGAGATGA
- the LOC129757578 gene encoding mitochondrial import inner membrane translocase subunit TIM44 — translation MHRLARTGTVLALYRQSPTAVLSRFENVALQCSACYSSRRPGFFSQVLDNIKQEMEKNKEMKENLKKFRAEAQKLEESEALKAARQKFNTVESEASKGSEVLKDNLGKIRGKVTEVLDEASKTDFAKKAGKIGEELGKTAKGMGETIAEKGQELGKTGAFRGISEATKAVRQEIDSQGIQSRVYRAPEQLRKRIEINLADANRVFEANTEAVGMELHKDSKFYESWENFKNNNAYVNKVLSWKMKYDESENPMIRASRLLTDKVSDVMGNLFSKTELSETLTEICKIDPNFDQKQFLRDCETDIIPNVLEAMVRGELEILKDWCFESTYNIIATPISQAQKAGYFLDSKILDIENVDLAMGKVMEQGPVLIITFQTQQIMCVRDSNLVVEGDPEKIMRCNYVWVLCRDPNELNPKSAWRLMELQANSIEQFV, via the exons ATG CACCGATTAGCCAGAACCGGAACTGTTTTGGCCTTGTATCGGCAAAGTCCGACGGCAGTGCTATCACGGTTTGAGAATGTCGCCCTCCAGTGTAGTGCG TGCTACTCCTCCCGACGGCCCGGATTCTTCTCCCAGGTGCTGGACAACATCAAGCAGGAGATGGAGAAGAACAAAGAGATgaaggaaaatctgaaaaagttcCGTGCCGAAGCGCAGAAGCTGGAAGAATCGGAAGCCCTCAAGGCGGCGCGTCAAAAGTTCAACACCGTCGAGTCGGAAGCCTCCAAGGGAAGCGAAGTGCTGAAAGATAATCTCGGCAAAATACGGGGGAAGGTTACTGAAGTATTGGACGAGGCATCGAAAACGGACTTTGCCAAGAAGGCCGGAAAGATCGGGGAGGAGCTCGGCAAAACCGCCAAAGGAATGGGTGAAACAATTGCCGAGAAAGGACAGGAGCTGGGCAAAACGGGAGCTTTTCGGGGAATTTCCGAAGCAACAAAAGCCGTACGGCAAGAAATCGACAGTCAAGGTATCCAATCGAGGGTTTATCGGGCTCCGGAACAGTTGCGAAAACGAATCGAGATTAATTTGGCCGATGCGAATCGAGTTTTCGAGGCAAACACCGAAGCTGTCGGCATGGAGCTACACAAGGATAGCAAGTTCTACGAAAGCtgggaaaacttcaagaacAACAACGCTTACGTGAATAAAGTTCTCTCGTGGAAGATGAAGTACGACGAATCGGAAAATCCGATGATAAGGGCTTCCAG ACTGCTAACAGACAAGGTGAGCGACGTGATGGGCAACCTCTTCTCAAAAACCGAGCTGTCGGAAACGCTCACGGAGATCTGCAAAATCGACCCGAACTTCGACCAGAAACAGTTCCTGCGTGATTGCGAGACCGACATCATCCCAAACGTGTTGGAGGCGATGGTTCGCGGTGAGTTGGAAATTCTTAAGGACTGGTGCTTCGAGAGCACATACAACATAATTGCGACCCCAATCAGTCAGGCCCAGAAGGCGGGCTACTTTTTAGATTCGAAAATCCTCGATATCGAAAACGTGGATCTGGCAATGGGCAAGGTGATGGAACAGGGACCGGTGCTCATTATAACCTTCCAAACGCAGCAAATTATGTGCGTGCGGGACAGTAACTTGGTTGTCGAGGGGGATCCGGAGAAGATTATGCGATGCAATTACGTGTGGGTACTGTGTCGGGATCCGAACGAGCTAAATCCGAAATCGGCATGGCGGTTAATGGAACTGCAGGCCAACAGTATCGAACAGTTTGTGTAA